CCAGCCGTTAATCATATGTGGCCTAAAACTTACCGAAGGAAACAGCGCACAACGTGCTTCAGAAGCCTTACGGTCTGCTGCTCCACGAGCTGGGTGACCATGTTGCTCAGAACAGTCCCCACAGCATAGAATCTCTCGTATGTCGCACAAATATATGCAAGACCAATATCATCAAGCAGGATTTTTTGAACGATAAAGATAGCAACTGTTTTGCTCAGCTCCGAACCGGTTTCCATGATACGGAGGCAGAGGGGGATAATCTCGGTTGTGAGAAGGAAGTTGATGACATCAGAAGAGTCATTCTTGACCAACGCTCCGATCACACCAAGAGAGGTGAGGCGAAGGTATTCGAACGGGCGAGATTTGGAGGTCGTATTCAGGAagggataaagaaaaagTGGGATATGAGCTGGGGGAGTATTTGCGTCAGCCAACAAGTATTGTAAGCAAGCATGAACTGCTACATACCATTCAGAAATAGTGTGCGGGTCTCATTGTGGGAGGCGACACATTGCAACAGAGCCAGTGCGTTGCAGACTCGATTTGAAGCCGCGGCGGTTAACTGAGAGGGGTTCAATAAGGGGTATACAGAAATGATTTCCTGAAGCAAGGCAGTCATAACGCCTACAAAGACCAACTCGTTAGCATCCATGAAGTAGTCGCCACATACAGGAAACAGTTCATACCAAACGAATGCCAAATGACAAGCGCCAACTCAGGAACTTGCTCTCGCTTTTTACTTAGTTCCATGAGGGCAGCTTCTCTGCGGTTTGGATCTAGAAGCTCAGCAACCCAGATGAAAACCTTGCGGTTCTCATCACTGATCCCGCCATCCATCACCGATACCGCGCCCGGGAGAGCGCCATCCCCGCTTAACCCTCCAGCACCTGCACCCTGTGCTGGGTTTCCAGCAGCAGGGTTGCCGGCCATAGCTATGCGATTATAGTGTTGTTGCtgggcggcggcggcggcagccGCAGCGGCCTGCACTTGGGCATGCTGTTGGGCCGCCAAGGAAGAATGCTGTTGTTGTGCCTGGTGTGGGTGGTGCTGGGCTTGAtggtgctgttgttgctgctgttgctgctgctgctgatgttGCAGCCAGGAGGGATCAGCGGGATATTGATGCTGATGGGAAAAAACGTGCTGAGTCTGCGTCTGGAGCATGACGGGCTGGTGAAGGATCGGGGACTCGTAATCCTCAGGAGGACAGTCGTGGCAGCTCTGAGCGACCGAAGACAGAGATACAAGGAATGACAAGGAATGAGACGTCGAGGGAAAGGTTTCTATAGTCAAGGAATTGTACCCGAAATTAAATTCACGAATGACAGTTTTCTGTCGTTGTTATTTGCTTGAGGGTTGAATGTGAAAGTGTGCGACTTGGCGTGCTGAAGTGTGAGCAATGGATGGAGAAGTCGAGGAAGTTCCGGACTACGGGAGGCGGGGAGAACGCAAGTTCCGGCCGAGCATTGACTTGATGCTTTAAACCCGTGCGCGGCCCGCTTAAACCGTCCAAGTCACTCAAGCGCCATCAATTGAGCGCCCTttaaagtatttttaatattgaTAGAATATTTAGGGCCGTTCCAGCTCAGTCTCTCTTTTACCGATCATGAATTTCTTAGTCTTACTCCAACTTCAATTGAATAAGGTTTCCTGAAGCGTCTCCATAGCATACAATACCAATGTCCCTCTGCGGACTCGCCGCCTTACATGTTACACAGAATGTCGCACGAGTACTTCCGGCAGGTGCAGGACACTATTGCGGGAGTTTCGAACAAAGGTACTCGGTACCCGTCGTTATGGTGCAGAAAGTGCATGATTTTACCCACCCTCATAGTCTTGGACCTGCGTTCATATTTTTGGGTCTAAGCTCAATATACTCCGATTCCTGCGGCTACATGCAATTGACCTATCCAAATGATTCCGATCAAAACATCTTATTACTCAGTATCTCTGGCAGGATGACATAATTGTCATTGCGCTAACTATTTCGTATTTACATCGTTCCTTCATTGACCCATCAAAATATATCGGAAAAcaaggggggaaaaagaaaaaaaaataggaCAAGTCATTAGAACATGGATACATAGCTCATCATCATACATATTGACTTTCAGATAAGGAAAGGTaaagggagaaaagggggaaCATTTGTACGGGGGATTTGACGCAAATAAGGCAAAAGAAGCATGGTGATACAAACAACACACAAAATACCAAACCGGCGCCATTCTATGCTTGACGGAgaatcaaaaagaaatggggaaagaagaaaacagaaagtCATAAACAGGTTCATGGTCTTATGCGACTCGTTGATAGATCTTCATTGTATCACTTCGTTAATCATGATCGTCGTGAACGCGTGCGAGATCGCCTGGATTGTCTAGTGTCCCTTGTCCGTCTCGTTCGCCGATCCGAGCTTGCGCTACCTATAGAGCAGTCAGTAAGGGTTATACATCTATAAATaccaaaagaagaggacACATACTTGTGCTGGTGTAATAATCTGAGTAGTAGTATGAACTCGGGTAAGTGTAGTCGCTCTTTTCATCCTCGTGGTCTCTGCGCCTCTTCAATCCCAGACATAGAGCAAGCGCGCCCAACATGATCCCAAGGGTTGCCAGCCCGCcccatttcttcttttcactAGCCTGGGGTGGTGGAGCTGACGGACGCGAACCGAACCAGGTACGTCCTTCAGGCCTGCCACCATGCGTATGGTGGGAATACCGATCTTCCACATATGTGgtctcctttcttcttcttctaccaccaccaagacccAGGCAAGCAAACAAAGCCTCCAGAGCTCCGCGACAGCACAGGCAAGCGCAAAgaagcaagagaagaaagacgcCAGCGATTGTTCCGATGACGATACCTGCGATTGCTCCACCGCTTAGTCCTCCATTATCTGGTGCTTTTTCACCAATGAGTTGGGCTCCGTCGGTGCCAACAGGAGCAACAAAGCCCTGTGTGGTTGTCGCCGATGCAGTCGCAGTGATGGTAGATGCACTTGTGCCTCGTACTGGAGGCGTAGCGGTAGCGGTGGCCCAGATTGATGAACTGCCCATCACACACTGGTTGTTGGAACAGACGTACGCCGCACCACAACAGGTGTTTCCGCAAATGGTTTCGCCCAGCTCGGCCTTGCAACTCCCCGAGCCACCTCCAGCAGTCGTAGTCTGTCCTACATAGCTGCTCCATGTAGAGGTAACTGTCGCGACATCGGTTTCCGTGGTGACGAAAGTTGTAGTGAAGTATTGCCAGCTGCCACCGGAGGAATCTGCACAGACTGCCTGGCCATTGCTATCGGTGCTACACGTCTGACCAGAGCTGCAGCAGAGTTGGCCATAATAGCCACAGGAATTTGCGCAGCGCTTTTCAAGGCCGGCCTCATCAAAATCCAGAGGGGAAGCAGCGGAGCGCTGAACTTGCGCCAATAAAGTCAGTATGGATATGGCTGAGTGTAATATGCGAGAAGTGTGCATGGTGGACAGAGATATGTGCTGGGATCACGAGAAGAATGCCAAACTCGTTTTGTCCCTCTCCAGGTCCGATAAACCACGAGCACTGTCGATAATCTTATTCAAACTGACTAGACCGGTCACCTCGGACTATGTATGGGTCGGTATCGATAAGAGCTTGAAAACGAAAGACAGCTATCTTCAATTTCGTAACCACGTCAGAAAGAATGTCAAAGCAAGCATGACAAGCAAACAGTGACAGAAGAAttttgaa
This Aspergillus flavus chromosome 1, complete sequence DNA region includes the following protein-coding sequences:
- a CDS encoding putative cell differentiation protein — translated: MLQTQTQHVFSHQHQYPADPSWLQHQQQQQQQQQQHHQAQHHPHQAQQQHSSLAAQQHAQVQAAAAAAAAAQQQHYNRIAMAGNPAAGNPAQGAGAGGLSGDGALPGAVSVMDGGISDENRKVFIWVAELLDPNRREAALMELSKKREQVPELALVIWHSFGVMTALLQEIISVYPLLNPSQLTAAASNRVCNALALLQCVASHNETRTLFLNAHIPLFLYPFLNTTSKSRPFEYLRLTSLGVIGALVKNDSSDVINFLLTTEIIPLCLRIMETGSELSKTVAIFIVQKILLDDIGLAYICATYERFYAVGTVLSNMVTQLVEQQTVRLLKHVVRCFLRLSDNSRAREALRQCLPEPLRDATFSSVLRDDAATKRCLAQLLINLSDNVSDGAPGVAM
- a CDS encoding uncharacterized protein (expressed protein); this translates as MAPVWYFVCCLYHHASFALFASNPPYKCSPFSPFTFPYLKVNMYDDELCIHVLMTCPIFFSFSPLVFRYILMGQ